From one Candidatus Hydrogenedentota bacterium genomic stretch:
- a CDS encoding Gfo/Idh/MocA family oxidoreductase, with translation MKHTVTRRSFIKGATAAGALATMRTAAAAEEKKIQGFDETATNAAADKKWEPISDRKIKFGIVGNGVCRFGPAFCIQDHPNVEVVAVSDLIPERCQEMTKLCYCDKTYPSLEELVKDPAIEAVFVATDAPSHCRHCIEVLKHGKHVATAVPAVFGNLEDADKLFEAVKSSGLNYMMFETSAFRDDCYAMRAVYNAGGFGKLVYSEGEYYHYVDTPIDSYKGWRIGCPPLWYPTHSTAYYTCVSGGSFTEVSCFGMPSKIEHLEPGNNQYKNPFGTEVALLRTSEGGMSRMTMSKDTPGLGGEVGRVRGEKGSMTGTKYEGLEDISKVDIVKPPLPPNVIPGGHGGSHGYLCEEFVTSILQERRPLVHVAHALNMTVAGIVAHQSALKDGELMKIPQYSW, from the coding sequence ATGAAACACACAGTCACTCGCCGTTCATTTATCAAGGGCGCCACGGCCGCTGGCGCGTTGGCCACGATGCGTACCGCCGCCGCGGCGGAAGAAAAGAAGATTCAGGGTTTTGACGAAACCGCAACCAATGCGGCAGCGGATAAAAAGTGGGAGCCGATCAGCGATCGCAAGATTAAGTTTGGGATTGTGGGCAACGGCGTGTGCCGTTTCGGGCCCGCGTTCTGCATCCAGGACCATCCGAATGTCGAAGTAGTCGCCGTGAGCGATCTCATCCCCGAGCGATGCCAGGAGATGACCAAGCTCTGTTACTGCGACAAGACCTATCCGTCGCTGGAAGAGCTTGTGAAAGATCCGGCCATCGAAGCGGTGTTCGTCGCGACCGACGCGCCCAGCCATTGCCGTCACTGTATCGAAGTGCTCAAACACGGCAAGCATGTGGCGACGGCCGTGCCCGCGGTATTCGGCAATCTCGAGGATGCCGACAAGTTGTTCGAGGCCGTGAAGTCGTCGGGACTCAACTACATGATGTTCGAGACGAGCGCGTTTCGCGACGACTGTTATGCGATGCGCGCGGTGTACAACGCGGGCGGTTTCGGGAAGCTTGTCTACTCCGAGGGCGAGTATTACCACTACGTCGACACGCCCATCGACTCGTACAAGGGTTGGCGCATCGGGTGTCCTCCGCTATGGTATCCGACGCATTCCACGGCGTATTACACCTGCGTGAGCGGCGGGAGCTTCACGGAAGTCTCATGCTTCGGAATGCCCAGCAAGATCGAGCACTTGGAGCCGGGAAACAATCAATACAAGAATCCATTTGGAACGGAAGTGGCGTTGCTCCGAACGAGCGAAGGCGGCATGTCTCGCATGACCATGAGCAAGGACACGCCTGGTCTGGGTGGCGAAGTGGGACGTGTGCGCGGCGAGAAGGGATCTATGACGGGCACCAAGTACGAGGGGTTGGAGGACATTTCCAAGGTGGACATCGTGAAGCCGCCACTGCCGCCCAACGTAATCCCCGGAGGTCACGGCGGCTCGCACGGATACCTCTGCGAAGAGTTCGTCACGTCGATACTTCAAGAGCGCCGTCCGCTGGTGCACGTCGCCCACGCGCTCAACATGACTGTGGCGGGGATCGTCGCCCATCAGTCCGCATTGAAAGACGGGGAACTGATGAAGATCCCGCAGTACAGTTGGTAA
- the pnp gene encoding polyribonucleotide nucleotidyltransferase — MIERLSVTVGSTEITLETGRIAKQAQGAVLVTCGDTMVLSAICVANDTKEGQDFFPLTVDYREKSSAAGKIPGNFFRREGRPTEREVLVCRLTDRPLRPLFPKGFVNEVQVFSTVYSTDNENNPAILSIIGASAALHISKVPFLGPIGAVQVALIDGELVVNPPMSKMLESELDLMIAGTSEAITMVEGGAKELSEEKMLEALEFGHQHIKKICQAIEDFRAKVGVEKMTFEPPKTDEEVVADVEALAGPGLKALLEPTDKHSHADGLDALGKEVHAKLAEKYGEESYALRKGDITAAFDALEKRIMRENVIKTHTRLDGRDLTTVRPITIEVGLLPRAHGSVLFTRGETQALVTTTLGTSRDEQRLDELTGEEFKRFMLHYNFPSWSVGEVRRISGPGRREIGHGKLAERALEGMVPVEENGNGEFPYTVRIVSDITESNGSSSMATVCGGTLSLMDAGVPIKAPVAGIAMGLIKEGDEACVLSDILGAEDHLGDMDFKVCGTRNGITAFQMDCKVMGVPRELMSKALHQARDGRLHILGKMDEALSAPREEISQYAPRIISISINPDKIRDVIGPGGKVIREIQRTSGAEIEIEDDGTVNVAAVDAEAANAAIEMIRSIVAEPEVGQIYAGKVTRIMPFGAFVAVLGGKEGLVHISELATTHVRNVTDVVQIGDEVRVKVIEIDKLGRVNLSKVQADLDLGLITEEEYEAREHSGGDRDRGGDRGGDRGGDRGGRGGDRGRGGHRGGDRGGRGGDRGGRDRDRGRR, encoded by the coding sequence ATGATTGAACGTCTCTCAGTGACCGTCGGTTCCACCGAGATAACGCTGGAAACCGGACGGATCGCCAAGCAGGCCCAGGGGGCCGTCTTGGTTACCTGTGGCGACACCATGGTGCTCTCGGCGATATGCGTCGCCAACGACACCAAAGAAGGACAGGACTTCTTCCCACTCACCGTAGACTACCGCGAAAAGAGTTCCGCGGCAGGCAAGATTCCGGGCAATTTCTTCCGGCGTGAAGGCCGCCCCACTGAACGCGAAGTGTTGGTTTGCCGTTTGACCGACCGTCCGCTTCGCCCTCTCTTCCCGAAGGGATTCGTAAACGAGGTGCAGGTGTTTTCGACCGTCTACTCGACGGACAACGAAAACAACCCCGCCATCCTTTCGATTATCGGGGCATCCGCCGCGCTTCACATTTCGAAGGTCCCCTTCCTGGGCCCGATTGGCGCGGTACAGGTGGCCTTGATCGACGGCGAACTTGTCGTGAATCCGCCCATGTCCAAGATGCTGGAAAGCGAACTCGATCTGATGATCGCTGGCACCAGCGAAGCCATCACCATGGTGGAAGGTGGAGCCAAGGAGCTCTCCGAAGAGAAGATGCTCGAAGCGCTCGAGTTCGGCCACCAGCACATCAAGAAGATCTGCCAGGCCATCGAGGATTTCCGCGCGAAGGTCGGCGTCGAAAAGATGACCTTCGAGCCACCGAAGACCGACGAAGAAGTCGTCGCCGACGTGGAGGCCCTGGCCGGTCCTGGCCTGAAGGCGTTGCTTGAACCCACGGACAAGCATTCTCATGCTGATGGGTTGGACGCACTCGGCAAGGAAGTCCACGCCAAACTTGCGGAAAAATACGGCGAGGAATCGTATGCCCTCCGCAAAGGCGATATTACCGCCGCGTTCGACGCGCTCGAAAAACGAATCATGCGCGAGAACGTAATCAAGACCCACACGCGTTTGGATGGCCGCGATTTGACGACCGTCCGGCCAATCACCATCGAAGTGGGGCTTCTGCCGCGCGCGCACGGCTCCGTGCTCTTTACGCGCGGCGAAACGCAGGCGCTCGTGACCACGACGCTCGGTACGAGCCGCGACGAACAGCGCCTCGACGAACTGACCGGGGAAGAGTTCAAGCGGTTCATGCTGCACTACAACTTCCCGAGCTGGTCCGTGGGCGAAGTGCGCCGCATTTCGGGCCCGGGCCGTCGTGAGATCGGTCACGGTAAACTCGCTGAGCGCGCCCTTGAAGGCATGGTGCCGGTCGAGGAAAACGGCAACGGCGAATTCCCGTACACCGTTCGTATCGTATCCGACATCACCGAAAGCAATGGTTCCAGCTCGATGGCAACCGTCTGCGGCGGTACGTTGAGCCTCATGGACGCGGGCGTACCGATCAAAGCGCCGGTCGCCGGTATTGCGATGGGCTTGATCAAAGAAGGCGACGAGGCGTGTGTCCTCTCCGATATCCTCGGGGCGGAAGATCACCTCGGCGACATGGACTTCAAGGTTTGCGGCACGCGCAACGGCATCACCGCGTTCCAGATGGACTGCAAGGTGATGGGCGTACCCCGCGAACTCATGAGCAAGGCCCTTCACCAGGCGCGCGATGGCCGCTTGCACATCCTCGGTAAGATGGATGAAGCGCTGTCCGCCCCGCGCGAAGAAATCTCGCAGTACGCGCCGCGAATCATCTCCATTTCGATTAATCCCGACAAGATCCGCGATGTGATCGGACCGGGCGGAAAGGTGATTCGCGAGATCCAACGCACATCCGGCGCGGAGATCGAGATCGAAGACGACGGTACAGTCAATGTCGCGGCAGTGGACGCCGAAGCCGCTAATGCCGCTATCGAGATGATCCGCAGCATCGTTGCGGAACCGGAAGTCGGCCAGATCTATGCCGGCAAAGTCACGCGCATTATGCCGTTCGGCGCGTTTGTCGCGGTGCTTGGCGGCAAAGAAGGCTTGGTGCACATCTCCGAGTTGGCCACGACGCACGTGCGCAACGTGACCGACGTGGTGCAAATCGGCGACGAGGTGCGCGTCAAAGTCATCGAAATCGACAAGCTCGGCCGCGTGAATCTCTCCAAGGTTCAAGCGGACCTTGACCTCGGTCTCATCACCGAGGAAGAGTACGAAGCGCGCGAGCACTCGGGCGGTGACCGTGACCGTGGTGGAGACCGCGGTGGAGATCGCGGCGGAGACCGTGGCGGACGCGGCGGAGACAGAGGCCGCGGCGGACACCGAGGCGGTGATCGCGGTGGACGTGGCGGCGACCGTGGTGGCCGCGACCGTGATCGTGGACGCCGGTAA
- the dut gene encoding dUTP diphosphatase — translation MTRAVEVAITREPGTDDIPLPAYETEHAAGMDVRASVTEPLTLAPGQRALVPTGLRIALPEGYEAQIRPRSGLAIKHGISLLNSPGTIDADYRGEIRIIIANLGQEPFTIARGDRIAQMIVAPVTKVEWRSVDSLDETKRGEGGFGHTGR, via the coding sequence ATGACCCGTGCCGTTGAAGTCGCCATTACCCGTGAACCGGGAACCGACGATATTCCGCTGCCCGCCTACGAAACCGAGCATGCCGCGGGCATGGATGTCCGCGCCTCCGTGACGGAACCGCTCACACTTGCTCCTGGCCAGCGTGCTCTCGTTCCCACGGGCTTGCGCATTGCTCTGCCCGAAGGTTACGAAGCGCAGATCCGTCCGCGCAGCGGACTCGCTATCAAGCACGGCATCTCGCTGCTGAATAGCCCCGGCACGATCGATGCCGATTACCGCGGCGAGATCCGCATCATCATCGCCAACCTTGGACAAGAACCCTTCACCATCGCTCGCGGCGACCGCATCGCTCAGATGATTGTTGCCCCCGTCACCAAAGTCGAATGGCGTTCCGTCGACTCGCTGGACGAGACCAAGCGCGGCGAAGGCGGCTTCGGCCACACGGGACGGTGA
- the gap gene encoding type I glyceraldehyde-3-phosphate dehydrogenase, protein MATKIGINGFGRIGRNVFKLLLETPGFEVAAINDLTDAKTLAHLLKYDSVNGPFKGTVEVKDDTIVVNGKAIKITSEKDPANLPWGALGVDLVVESTGVFTSKEKCLLHVQAGAKKVLLTVPPKDAVDAIIVMGVNDDTLKPTDQVVSNASCTTNCLAPMAKVLHENFGIKRGWMTTIHAYTNDQRVLDMPHKDLRRARAAAANIIPTTTGAARAVGKVLPALAGKLDGIAMRVPVPDGSVTDLAVELEKPATKEEINAAIKKAAEGPLKGILQYCEDPIVSSDIIGNSNSSIFDAALTGVMDGNFAKVVSWYDNEWGYSCRCIDLLKKMA, encoded by the coding sequence ATGGCTACCAAAATCGGCATCAACGGGTTTGGCCGCATCGGTCGCAACGTCTTCAAGTTGTTGCTCGAGACGCCGGGATTCGAGGTCGCGGCCATCAATGACCTCACCGACGCAAAGACGCTCGCGCATTTGCTGAAGTACGACAGCGTCAACGGGCCGTTCAAGGGCACCGTTGAAGTGAAGGACGATACGATCGTCGTCAACGGCAAAGCGATCAAGATCACGAGCGAGAAAGACCCCGCCAATCTTCCGTGGGGAGCCTTGGGCGTAGACCTCGTCGTCGAATCGACCGGCGTGTTCACCTCGAAAGAGAAGTGCCTCCTTCACGTCCAAGCGGGCGCGAAGAAAGTCCTTCTTACCGTGCCGCCGAAGGATGCCGTCGACGCCATCATCGTGATGGGCGTGAACGATGACACCCTGAAGCCGACCGACCAGGTCGTCTCGAATGCGAGCTGCACGACGAACTGCCTTGCCCCGATGGCGAAAGTCCTTCACGAGAACTTCGGCATCAAGCGCGGCTGGATGACCACGATCCACGCGTATACGAACGACCAGCGCGTGCTCGACATGCCGCACAAGGATCTTCGCCGCGCCCGTGCCGCCGCTGCCAACATCATCCCGACGACGACGGGCGCTGCCCGCGCGGTCGGCAAGGTGCTTCCCGCCCTCGCCGGCAAGTTGGATGGTATTGCGATGCGCGTCCCCGTACCCGACGGTTCGGTGACGGACCTTGCGGTCGAGCTCGAAAAGCCGGCCACGAAGGAAGAAATCAATGCCGCTATCAAGAAGGCCGCCGAAGGTCCCTTGAAGGGCATTCTCCAGTACTGTGAAGATCCGATCGTGTCGAGCGACATCATCGGCAACAGCAATTCCAGCATCTTCGACGCGGCTCTGACCGGCGTCATGGACGGCAACTTTGCGAAAGTCGTGTCCTGGTATGACAACGAGTGGGGTTATTCCTGCCGTTGCATCGACCTGCTGAAGAAGATGGCCTAA
- a CDS encoding neutral/alkaline non-lysosomal ceramidase N-terminal domain-containing protein, protein MKELTLILALCCMALPSLANGAIPLKVGVARVSINPMEANIPTQLGGYGAREGKPAIGTLDTIYGKVLLFDNAGEKSALVTVDICSVPICLVEETLAKAKIDGLTLDRTLMTASHSHTGLEGYALDRRNVANNPNIGIFSEPMLNFVTDRLAEGLRQANAALQPVKAGSAAVDLPNMNRNRRNSNPLDQQMTVLRLDTASGAPLAVLVNYTAHGTFVDETDMLVSGEWAGSMQRTVEDLMGGGVTCLYTNGAEGDVSPRGADAGSHYEKAYNYGRKVGIAASRLAEAIPSEEVTAFAVQNVWVTLPERKAAPDFTKIAGDEYKVTQEEIDMMVKILFPEKAPLFTVRVNDFQLVSFPGEPISEIGLKVKDTLHAAGIENPCVAALTTDQIGYILTKDEYAKSGYEVTASFYGDSLGVLLTDEACKLATAVAAK, encoded by the coding sequence ATGAAAGAACTCACCTTGATTCTGGCACTTTGTTGCATGGCGTTGCCGAGCTTGGCCAATGGCGCAATCCCCCTGAAGGTGGGCGTCGCGCGCGTCAGCATCAATCCCATGGAGGCGAATATCCCCACGCAACTCGGTGGATACGGCGCGCGTGAAGGCAAGCCAGCAATCGGCACCCTCGACACGATCTACGGAAAGGTGTTGCTCTTCGATAATGCGGGCGAAAAATCCGCACTCGTAACCGTCGATATTTGCAGCGTGCCTATTTGCCTCGTCGAAGAGACGCTCGCCAAAGCCAAGATCGACGGTCTCACGCTCGATCGCACGCTCATGACCGCCAGCCATTCGCATACGGGCCTGGAAGGGTACGCGCTTGACCGCCGTAATGTCGCAAACAATCCCAACATCGGTATCTTCAGCGAACCCATGCTCAACTTCGTAACCGATCGACTGGCCGAAGGGCTTCGCCAGGCCAACGCTGCGCTCCAACCGGTGAAAGCGGGATCCGCGGCCGTTGACCTGCCAAACATGAACCGTAATCGCAGGAACAGCAATCCGCTCGATCAGCAGATGACCGTGTTGCGCCTCGACACAGCCAGCGGCGCGCCCTTGGCGGTGCTCGTCAACTACACGGCCCACGGAACCTTCGTGGATGAAACCGACATGTTGGTATCCGGCGAGTGGGCGGGAAGCATGCAGCGCACTGTTGAAGACTTGATGGGCGGCGGCGTGACGTGCCTGTACACCAACGGCGCGGAAGGCGACGTGTCCCCGCGCGGTGCGGACGCGGGCAGCCACTATGAGAAGGCCTACAACTACGGACGCAAGGTGGGCATTGCGGCCTCGCGTCTGGCGGAAGCCATCCCCTCGGAAGAGGTAACCGCGTTTGCAGTCCAGAACGTGTGGGTAACGTTGCCGGAGCGCAAGGCCGCTCCCGATTTCACCAAGATCGCTGGTGACGAATACAAGGTTACGCAAGAAGAAATAGACATGATGGTGAAGATCCTCTTCCCGGAGAAAGCGCCTCTCTTCACGGTGCGCGTGAACGATTTCCAGCTCGTATCGTTCCCGGGCGAACCCATCAGCGAGATCGGACTGAAAGTAAAGGACACTCTCCACGCAGCGGGCATCGAAAATCCCTGCGTCGCGGCCCTTACGACCGACCAGATTGGTTACATCCTGACCAAAGACGAATACGCCAAGAGCGGCTACGAAGTTACCGCGTCCTTCTACGGAGACAGCCTCGGCGTGTTGCTCACGGACGAAGCCTGCAAACTGGCGACGGCGGTGGCCGCAAAGTAG
- a CDS encoding insulinase family protein, with product MPETLPYANGAVTMKRLPNGLTVLMEPLPYLRSASIGVWIKAGSANENAKQAGISHFLEHLFFKGTKTRTTRQVMEAVESKGGHLNAFTSRDYTCLYAKMLSDHVDRGIEILADITKNSLFNDFEKERNVVLEEIASIEDVPEDHVHDIFTEFIWPDHPLGRPVTGYIETLTAMTVDDVRDYYATWYRPENMIVSIAGSFDEQAVLRQVQDEFEPVEPGSVPPIAGPATCAAGTRIEDSDIGQHHVCFGFPGPGVHDDTRYAYNLLSNALGGGSTSRLFDKIREEAGLAYSIYTFNSHHWHSGHMGVYAAVAPENLNQCLDLCAGEIKRICDEPVSEDELSLNREQIKGNMLMSLESTFNRMTRMAKSVMYYGRVVGVDEVIARIDAITADQVLRAARECLSADKCAMIVLGPAKDANVKGLPL from the coding sequence ATGCCCGAGACCCTTCCATATGCCAACGGCGCCGTGACGATGAAGCGCTTACCCAACGGCCTCACGGTCTTGATGGAGCCTTTGCCTTACCTTCGTTCGGCATCGATCGGCGTGTGGATCAAGGCCGGTTCCGCCAACGAGAATGCGAAGCAGGCCGGCATCTCGCACTTTCTCGAACACCTGTTTTTCAAAGGCACAAAGACGCGCACGACGCGCCAAGTGATGGAGGCGGTCGAGTCCAAGGGCGGCCACCTCAATGCATTCACTTCGCGCGATTACACGTGCCTCTACGCGAAGATGCTCAGCGATCACGTCGACCGCGGTATCGAGATTTTGGCGGACATCACCAAGAACTCCTTGTTCAACGATTTCGAGAAGGAACGCAACGTCGTCCTTGAAGAGATTGCGAGCATCGAAGATGTCCCTGAAGATCACGTACACGACATCTTCACCGAATTCATTTGGCCCGACCATCCGCTGGGCCGCCCTGTCACGGGGTACATCGAGACGTTGACCGCGATGACCGTCGACGACGTGCGCGACTATTACGCGACCTGGTACCGGCCGGAGAACATGATCGTGTCCATAGCCGGGTCGTTTGACGAACAAGCGGTCCTGCGTCAAGTCCAAGACGAGTTCGAGCCCGTGGAGCCTGGCTCGGTGCCGCCCATCGCGGGACCCGCGACCTGCGCCGCTGGCACACGCATCGAAGACAGCGACATCGGCCAGCATCACGTATGTTTCGGCTTTCCCGGCCCGGGTGTTCACGACGATACGCGCTATGCCTACAACCTGCTCAGCAACGCGCTTGGCGGCGGCTCGACTTCTCGCTTGTTCGACAAGATTCGCGAGGAAGCGGGACTTGCCTATTCGATCTACACCTTCAACTCGCATCACTGGCATTCCGGCCACATGGGCGTCTATGCAGCCGTCGCGCCGGAGAACCTGAATCAGTGCCTCGATCTCTGCGCGGGCGAAATCAAGCGCATCTGCGACGAGCCAGTATCGGAAGACGAGCTTTCACTGAATCGTGAACAGATCAAAGGCAATATGCTGATGAGTCTTGAGAGCACGTTCAACCGGATGACGCGCATGGCGAAATCGGTCATGTACTACGGCCGCGTGGTCGGTGTCGACGAAGTCATCGCCCGTATCGACGCCATCACGGCCGACCAAGTGCTGCGCGCGGCTCGCGAGTGCCTCTCCGCAGACAAGTGCGCCATGATTGTGCTCGGTCCCGCAAAAGACGCCAATGTCAAAGGACTGCCTCTATGA
- the plsY gene encoding glycerol-3-phosphate 1-O-acyltransferase PlsY yields MLVTIASIILSYVLGSIPTGLWLGQWLRGIDIREHGSKNIGATNTLRVLGKGLGAAALAGDAAKGIIPVLLVARLSDWPYAPVACGIAAIVGHLASVFLKFKGGKGVATSMGVFLALAPIPILIATAIFATVVGATRMVSAGSISAAIALTITVFALPPHWATAPTHLFPDVWTLRVVVAILAALIVIKHRSNIQRILTGTENRF; encoded by the coding sequence ATGTTAGTAACCATTGCCTCAATTATCTTGTCTTACGTCCTCGGTTCCATCCCCACCGGCCTATGGCTCGGTCAATGGCTGCGGGGAATCGATATTCGCGAACACGGCAGCAAGAACATCGGCGCCACCAACACGCTTCGTGTGCTCGGTAAAGGACTCGGCGCAGCCGCCCTCGCGGGCGATGCCGCCAAAGGCATCATCCCTGTTCTGCTCGTCGCGCGTCTCAGCGATTGGCCTTATGCGCCCGTGGCCTGCGGAATCGCCGCCATCGTGGGCCATCTCGCATCCGTGTTTCTCAAGTTCAAAGGCGGCAAAGGCGTCGCCACCAGCATGGGCGTGTTCCTTGCCCTCGCACCGATTCCCATTCTCATCGCGACCGCGATCTTCGCGACGGTCGTCGGCGCAACGCGCATGGTCAGCGCCGGTTCCATCTCCGCGGCCATTGCGCTCACGATCACTGTTTTTGCCCTTCCTCCCCACTGGGCCACCGCGCCGACCCATCTCTTTCCCGATGTATGGACCCTGCGCGTAGTCGTGGCCATTCTTGCGGCACTTATTGTCATCAAACACCGCAGCAACATCCAACGCATCCTTACAGGAACTGAGAACCGCTTCTGA
- a CDS encoding phosphoglycerate kinase has protein sequence MNKLTIQDLDVKGKRVLMRVDFNVPQNADGTVRDDTRIRAALQSINYVRENGGKLILMSHLGRPGKPEKAETEEEKQKIIKKNALLNMGPIADRLRELVGGNVKKLDSLVGPDVEAAVAAMQPGDIIVLENTRYHKGETKNDETLSQELAKLGDVYVSDAFGSVHRAHSSTEGVCKFIKQSAAGYLVAKEMQYFTKVLNNPDRPLVAILGGAKVSDKITVIENLLNLVNTLIIGGGMAYTFMKAQGYEIGDSLLDEGGIEVAKTVLAKAKEKGVELLLPVDTVVADAFSNDANTKIVGLGGIEKGWQGLDIGPKTIELFSDAIKRSKTVVWNGPLGVFEMEKFGTGTRSIADLLATSPAITSVIGGGDTAAAVTQYGLADKMSHVSTGGGASLEMLEGKVLPGLASLTDK, from the coding sequence ATGAACAAGCTGACAATTCAAGACCTCGATGTAAAAGGCAAACGCGTCCTCATGCGCGTGGACTTCAACGTGCCGCAGAATGCGGACGGAACGGTCCGCGACGATACCCGCATCCGCGCCGCGCTTCAGAGCATCAACTACGTCCGCGAAAACGGCGGCAAGCTGATCCTGATGTCGCACCTGGGCCGCCCGGGCAAGCCCGAGAAGGCCGAGACCGAGGAAGAGAAGCAGAAGATCATCAAGAAGAACGCCCTGCTCAACATGGGTCCCATTGCGGATCGCCTGCGCGAGTTGGTCGGCGGCAATGTGAAGAAGCTCGATTCGCTCGTCGGTCCCGACGTTGAAGCGGCCGTCGCGGCCATGCAACCCGGCGACATCATCGTTTTGGAAAACACCCGGTATCACAAGGGCGAGACCAAGAACGACGAAACCCTTTCGCAGGAATTGGCGAAACTTGGCGATGTGTACGTCAGCGATGCGTTCGGCAGCGTACACCGCGCCCATTCGTCCACCGAAGGCGTCTGCAAGTTCATCAAGCAAAGCGCCGCGGGGTACCTCGTTGCGAAAGAAATGCAGTATTTCACCAAAGTATTGAACAACCCCGATCGTCCCCTCGTGGCGATCCTCGGCGGGGCCAAGGTTTCCGACAAGATTACCGTCATCGAGAACCTGCTCAACCTCGTCAACACGCTGATCATCGGCGGCGGCATGGCCTATACCTTCATGAAGGCGCAGGGCTATGAAATCGGCGATTCGCTCCTGGACGAAGGCGGCATCGAAGTGGCCAAGACCGTCCTCGCAAAAGCGAAGGAAAAAGGCGTAGAATTGCTTCTTCCGGTCGACACCGTGGTCGCCGATGCCTTCTCGAACGACGCCAACACGAAGATCGTGGGCTTGGGCGGCATCGAAAAGGGCTGGCAAGGCCTCGATATCGGTCCGAAGACCATCGAACTCTTCAGCGACGCCATCAAGCGTTCGAAGACCGTGGTATGGAACGGCCCGCTTGGAGTGTTTGAAATGGAGAAGTTCGGCACGGGCACGAGGTCCATTGCCGACTTGTTGGCCACATCCCCCGCGATTACGAGCGTGATTGGCGGCGGCGATACGGCGGCGGCTGTCACGCAGTACGGCCTTGCGGACAAGATGTCCCACGTGTCGACCGGTGGCGGCGCATCGCTGGAGATGCTGGAAGGCAAGGTTCTTCCGGGTCTCGCGTCATTGACAGATAAATAA
- the rnk gene encoding nucleoside diphosphate kinase regulator produces the protein MAKRKIYITTQDRARIESLLCELPHSALRGETDHVDLEQELKSARIVEPKKVPPTVVTMRSRVVLSELESGARRELTLVYPNEADVDRGKISVLSPVGKAILGYSTGDTVAWKVPTGVKHFRVEQVLYQPEAAGHYQL, from the coding sequence ATGGCAAAACGAAAAATCTACATCACCACACAGGATCGAGCCCGTATTGAGAGTCTCCTGTGCGAATTGCCGCACTCCGCCCTCCGTGGAGAGACGGACCATGTAGACCTTGAGCAGGAACTCAAGTCGGCAAGAATTGTGGAGCCGAAAAAGGTTCCGCCCACGGTGGTCACGATGCGTTCGCGGGTGGTGCTGAGCGAGTTGGAGTCCGGAGCCCGGCGCGAGTTGACGCTCGTGTATCCGAATGAAGCCGATGTGGATAGGGGCAAGATTTCCGTGCTGTCTCCCGTAGGAAAAGCCATCCTCGGGTATTCCACGGGCGATACAGTGGCATGGAAAGTGCCAACCGGAGTCAAGCACTTCCGAGTCGAGCAGGTTCTGTACCAACCTGAAGCCGCCGGACACTACCAACTGTAA
- the rpsO gene encoding 30S ribosomal protein S15 has product MSTLQKDRKTQIIKDHGKHEGDTGSAEVQIALLTARINDLTEHFKSHPKDFAGRRGLLKLVGQRRNLLNYVRASDMERYRSIVKALGLRK; this is encoded by the coding sequence ATGTCGACATTGCAGAAAGACCGCAAGACCCAAATCATCAAAGACCATGGTAAGCACGAAGGCGACACCGGCTCCGCCGAAGTCCAGATCGCGTTGCTGACCGCCCGAATCAACGACCTCACCGAGCACTTCAAGTCGCACCCCAAGGACTTTGCCGGCCGTCGCGGGCTGCTCAAGCTCGTCGGACAGCGCCGCAACTTGCTCAACTACGTCCGGGCTTCCGATATGGAGCGCTACCGCTCGATCGTCAAGGCCCTCGGTCTGCGTAAGTAA